From the genome of Nostoc punctiforme PCC 73102, one region includes:
- a CDS encoding formylglycine-generating enzyme family protein, translated as MVKILTKRQTAQCFIEDLGNGIKLEMVLLQRGSFLMGAPETEEGSSDDERPQHEVTVPTFFIGKYPLTQAQWKAVAALPQVNKELKAKPSRFKGADRPVEQVSWEDAVEFCDRLTAHTKRQYRLPSEAEWEYACRAGTTSPFHFGETITTDLANYQGTDNKEYEWSGSYGRGPKGIYRQETTPVGSFGVANAFGLYDMHGNVWEWCLDNWHDNYEGAPIDGSAWLNDNNNFSQKKENAVLRGGSWLGYPYDCRSASRDYYWAGRDIILYTIGFRVVCAVGRIL; from the coding sequence ATGGTAAAAATACTCACTAAACGACAAACAGCGCAATGTTTTATCGAAGACTTGGGCAATGGAATTAAACTAGAGATGGTGCTGCTGCAACGTGGTAGTTTTCTAATGGGCGCTCCAGAAACAGAAGAAGGAAGCAGTGATGATGAACGTCCTCAGCACGAAGTAACTGTTCCAACTTTTTTTATAGGCAAGTATCCACTCACTCAAGCACAGTGGAAAGCAGTAGCAGCACTACCACAGGTTAACAAAGAGCTAAAAGCTAAACCATCGCGTTTTAAAGGCGCAGATCGCCCTGTTGAGCAAGTTTCTTGGGAGGATGCGGTTGAATTTTGCGATCGCCTGACTGCCCATACTAAAAGACAATACCGCCTGCCTAGCGAAGCCGAATGGGAATATGCCTGTCGTGCTGGAACTACTAGCCCATTTCACTTTGGCGAAACAATTACGACCGATTTAGCTAATTACCAAGGTACAGATAACAAAGAATATGAATGGTCGGGTTCTTATGGACGAGGGCCAAAAGGTATCTATCGACAAGAGACTACGCCTGTGGGCAGTTTTGGGGTAGCTAACGCCTTTGGATTATACGATATGCACGGAAACGTATGGGAATGGTGTCTCGACAATTGGCACGACAACTATGAAGGTGCGCCTATAGATGGCAGTGCTTGGCTTAATGATAATAATAACTTTTCTCAAAAAAAAGAAAATGCTGTGCTGCGGGGCGGTTCCTGGCTCGGCTATCCTTATGACTGCCGGTCTGCGTCCCGTGACTACTATTGGGCGGGGCGCGACATCATTCTCTACACTATTGGTTTTCGTGTTGTGTGCGCTGTCGGCAGGATTCTTTAG
- a CDS encoding formylglycine-generating enzyme family protein produces MANVHSLINQPNKRDDLTARRIRFFEGRYGTNALLLACHAAFPLTLTSDLLYCLRENFVLDAPWYAVADVLLSGLCQPVGYDLYEMEGETRDGLLSRLCEHFGEQRLKELANFMSAYITCRLQVENNDRALVFGQRPDWTALAYLSSDKQEVINAITQELRRLTASTDAKERIRWAALIENYADLLSQKGFEPLLLELSQQALNGEPIQDEEEKEIAAATGVSLQTFEFDVTTIILDDEPGEELQTFEFDTVTVDARGKVINKERKQAFYFIEFLGEAAGKPSKLLIEMVAIPGGTFEMGSPPDEPERYDDENPQYRVTVQPFFLAKYPVTQAQWQFVAQLPQVNRELDRDPSDFKGANRPVENVSWYDAVEFCDRLSQYTGRPYTLPSEAEWEYACRAGTTTPFHFGETITSDLANYDARSRFDGSEGLFDDMQGNFDDGSKGIYRKETTVVGSFKVANAFGLYDMHGNVLEWCFDDWHSNYEGAPIDGGAWFDDNDNIYQKRGAAVLRGGSWIGNPDFCRSASRDSGSTRDYHFNYFGFRVMCGVGRILQ; encoded by the coding sequence ATGGCAAATGTACACTCACTTATAAACCAGCCCAATAAAAGAGACGATTTAACAGCTCGCCGCATTCGATTTTTTGAAGGACGCTACGGAACTAATGCGCTCTTATTGGCTTGTCATGCTGCTTTTCCCCTTACCCTCACTTCAGATTTACTCTACTGTTTGCGTGAGAATTTTGTTCTTGATGCCCCTTGGTATGCAGTCGCTGATGTGTTGTTATCAGGGTTATGCCAACCTGTAGGATATGACCTTTATGAAATGGAAGGTGAAACTAGAGATGGCTTGCTGAGTCGTTTATGTGAGCATTTTGGAGAACAGCGACTTAAGGAACTGGCGAATTTTATGTCTGCGTATATTACCTGTCGCTTGCAGGTTGAGAATAATGACCGTGCTTTGGTATTTGGACAACGCCCAGACTGGACAGCATTAGCATACTTGAGTTCAGATAAGCAAGAGGTAATTAACGCCATAACGCAGGAGTTGCGAAGATTGACAGCTTCCACAGATGCTAAAGAGCGTATCAGATGGGCAGCTTTAATAGAAAATTATGCTGACCTATTATCACAAAAAGGTTTTGAGCCATTGTTGTTGGAATTGTCACAGCAAGCACTCAATGGCGAACCCATACAGGATGAAGAGGAGAAAGAAATTGCCGCAGCAACGGGAGTTTCGTTGCAAACTTTTGAATTTGACGTGACAACTATCATCTTAGACGATGAGCCAGGGGAAGAATTGCAAACTTTTGAGTTTGACACCGTAACAGTAGATGCTCGTGGAAAAGTAATTAACAAAGAACGAAAGCAAGCATTTTATTTTATTGAGTTTTTGGGTGAAGCAGCAGGAAAGCCATCAAAACTCTTGATAGAGATGGTAGCTATTCCTGGAGGAACTTTTGAAATGGGGTCGCCACCAGATGAGCCAGAACGTTATGATGATGAGAATCCCCAGTATAGAGTCACTGTGCAGCCGTTTTTCTTGGCTAAGTATCCAGTCACTCAAGCGCAGTGGCAATTTGTGGCGCAGTTACCCCAGGTAAATCGGGAGCTAGATCGAGATCCATCTGATTTTAAAGGTGCAAACCGACCTGTCGAAAATGTCTCTTGGTACGATGCGGTTGAATTTTGCGATCGCTTATCTCAGTATACAGGTAGACCATACACCCTCCCTAGTGAAGCAGAATGGGAATATGCGTGTAGAGCCGGAACAACAACTCCATTCCATTTTGGCGAAACGATAACGTCAGATTTAGCTAACTATGATGCTAGGAGTAGATTTGACGGCAGTGAAGGACTTTTTGATGATATGCAAGGCAACTTTGATGATGGATCGAAAGGAATTTATCGAAAAGAAACAACAGTTGTAGGCAGCTTCAAAGTTGCAAACGCCTTTGGATTATACGATATGCACGGAAACGTATTGGAATGGTGTTTTGATGATTGGCACAGCAACTATGAAGGTGCGCCGATAGATGGCGGTGCTTGGTTTGATGATAATGATAATATTTACCAAAAACGAGGAGCAGCCGTTCTGCGGGGCGGTTCCTGGATCGGCAATCCTGATTTCTGCCGTTCCGCATCCCGCGACAGCGGCAGCACGCGCGACTACCACTTCAACTATTTTGGTTTTCGTGTTATGTGCGGAGTTGGGAGAATTCTTCAGTAG
- a CDS encoding ERF family protein: protein MQELIKALIKAKSEFNPIQKDGTNPHYKRKYATLDAVLDAVTPALGKHGLVIIQTTEIFEGKTVLRTHIFHESGESITSTYPLPEVADSQKFGAALTYARRYAVCAILSVTADEDNDAEDATTPQKPEQPQNNIRPRKDNQQPRVQAPKQAVTPPSISPKDLRVKEIRTLLNYPLDLVKEWLHSRNVTSPSELDSLQIDELVKTMCLAWAGNKFGHLNHAVNSYQKHVVDAVARGVDETRAINDWMEGALAQLPELN, encoded by the coding sequence ATGCAAGAATTAATCAAAGCTTTAATTAAAGCAAAGTCAGAGTTTAATCCCATTCAAAAAGACGGTACTAATCCTCACTACAAGCGCAAATATGCAACACTAGATGCTGTATTAGATGCTGTCACTCCTGCGCTTGGTAAACATGGATTAGTGATAATTCAAACTACTGAAATCTTTGAAGGTAAAACCGTGCTGCGGACTCATATTTTTCATGAATCTGGAGAGAGTATCACCAGCACTTATCCTTTACCTGAAGTTGCTGACTCTCAGAAGTTTGGTGCAGCATTAACTTATGCACGACGATATGCAGTTTGTGCAATTTTATCGGTGACGGCAGATGAAGACAATGATGCTGAAGATGCAACTACTCCTCAAAAGCCTGAACAGCCACAGAATAACATTAGACCCCGCAAAGACAATCAACAGCCAAGAGTTCAGGCACCAAAACAAGCTGTAACTCCACCATCAATCAGCCCAAAAGATTTGCGAGTCAAAGAAATTCGCACACTTTTAAATTATCCGTTGGATTTAGTCAAAGAGTGGTTGCATTCTCGAAATGTTACGAGTCCAAGTGAGCTTGATTCTCTTCAAATTGATGAACTAGTGAAGACTATGTGTTTGGCTTGGGCTGGTAATAAGTTTGGACATTTGAATCATGCTGTTAACTCTTATCAGAAACACGTCGTCGACGCTGTGGCACGAGGTGTAGATGAAACAAGAGCAATCAACGACTGGATGGAAGGAGCGCTTGCACAATTGCCTGAACTGAATTGA
- a CDS encoding Mu transposase C-terminal domain-containing protein, protein MLSDQEFNDWCRGVNLPQEARQLISQIRASEPIRRVKSSGINVRGDYASRKMGKTIQFESHKIELPGVEEYEEDADVLEYYDQAYQITLEFPSSSGEIIKASHIPDFFVIRKRSAGFEEWKPESRLEKLAAKQSQRYMRSEDGQWLNLPAVAYAEKLGLYYRIRLDTEIDWIKYRNRLFLKAYTTEDYQIDPEIAENLVKLISLNPGISYWEMIHTQQSNPDDINALIATKKIYINLSAAPLAEPEKVQLFRDQEIAVAYVQMIKSQPNNGTILNILDVKPNQLEPKTHNQVKMSPKAMERFLRASPEDLAEANRRYEVIEPYLNDSYRDKETVPQRTIRRWKAKFIAAQKAYKCGYIGLLNNSNARGNRLPRISQSSQDFIDKIIEEYYETFQQRSKLAVYGILAREWEKAGLTDKLPSYATFCSRIQHRSGYRQTKKRKGNRAAYQQSLLYWELKLTTPCHGDRPFEIAHIDHTQLDIELVCSRTGYLLGRPWATLLIDAYSRRILAVYLTFDEPSYRSCMMVLRICVQRFEKLPETIVVDGGTEFSSTYFETLLAAFECTKKQRPAAKARFGSIIERIFGTTNTEFFYNLRGNTQITKNVRQVTKSNNPKNQAVWTLDQLYENFCSYCYEFYDCREHPTLGQSPRQTFMSGLNSSGYRPQKQIIYDDNFKIFTLPSTPKGTAKVQPSRGVKINYLYYWSIDDSFIRPEIEGTNVPIRYDPFDMGTAYAYVKGRWIRCISEHYKSFQNRSEKEVNIASTQLRRKRQKHAQRITLSAQEKATYLEGTEAQETLLLQRLHDLAQQDIWVLIEKSSVIESKLSKHNYSANVQDVDKNILAGSESIKKPKSSAKKLIDLTKIEAYNTEELW, encoded by the coding sequence ATGTTGAGCGACCAAGAGTTTAATGATTGGTGTCGCGGCGTAAATTTACCACAAGAGGCTAGGCAATTAATTTCCCAAATCCGTGCCTCTGAACCAATTCGGCGAGTCAAAAGCAGTGGTATAAATGTCCGGGGCGACTACGCCAGTCGCAAAATGGGAAAAACTATTCAATTTGAGTCCCATAAAATTGAATTGCCAGGTGTAGAGGAGTACGAAGAAGACGCAGATGTACTCGAATACTACGACCAAGCATATCAAATTACTCTAGAATTCCCCTCAAGCAGTGGGGAAATAATCAAAGCTTCGCATATACCAGACTTTTTCGTAATTCGGAAGCGGAGTGCAGGTTTTGAAGAGTGGAAACCAGAATCAAGATTAGAAAAATTAGCAGCTAAACAATCACAACGTTATATGCGTTCAGAAGATGGGCAGTGGTTAAACCTGCCAGCAGTTGCTTATGCAGAAAAATTAGGACTGTATTACCGAATTCGGTTAGATACAGAAATTGATTGGATTAAATACAGAAATCGACTATTTCTCAAAGCCTATACTACTGAAGATTACCAAATTGACCCAGAAATAGCTGAAAATTTGGTGAAGTTAATTAGCTTAAATCCGGGCATAAGTTATTGGGAAATGATTCATACTCAACAGAGCAATCCTGATGACATAAATGCTTTAATAGCTACAAAAAAAATTTACATTAATTTGAGTGCCGCACCCTTAGCAGAGCCAGAAAAAGTACAGCTTTTCCGTGACCAAGAAATCGCGGTAGCTTATGTACAAATGATAAAATCGCAACCGAATAATGGAACGATTCTGAATATTTTAGATGTTAAACCCAATCAACTGGAACCTAAAACTCATAATCAAGTAAAAATGTCTCCAAAAGCAATGGAGCGTTTTTTGAGAGCTAGTCCTGAAGACTTGGCAGAAGCTAACCGAAGATATGAAGTAATTGAACCTTATCTTAATGACAGTTATAGAGATAAAGAAACTGTTCCACAACGTACTATTCGCAGATGGAAGGCTAAGTTTATAGCAGCACAAAAGGCGTACAAATGTGGTTATATTGGGCTGCTAAATAACTCTAATGCTAGAGGCAATCGCTTACCCAGAATTTCTCAATCGTCTCAAGATTTCATTGACAAAATAATTGAAGAATATTATGAAACTTTTCAACAAAGAAGCAAACTAGCTGTTTATGGAATTCTAGCAAGAGAATGGGAGAAAGCAGGTCTAACAGATAAGCTGCCTAGCTACGCTACATTTTGTTCTAGAATTCAACATCGTTCTGGTTATAGGCAAACAAAAAAACGTAAGGGAAACAGAGCAGCTTATCAACAATCTTTATTGTATTGGGAGTTGAAATTAACCACACCATGTCATGGCGACCGTCCATTTGAGATAGCACACATTGACCATACGCAACTGGATATTGAGTTAGTATGCTCCCGAACAGGTTATCTTCTTGGTAGACCTTGGGCAACTCTGTTAATCGATGCTTACAGCCGACGTATTCTCGCAGTTTACCTAACTTTTGACGAGCCAAGCTACCGTAGTTGCATGATGGTATTAAGAATCTGCGTACAGCGATTTGAGAAATTACCAGAGACAATAGTTGTTGACGGTGGGACAGAATTTAGTAGTACATACTTTGAGACCTTGTTAGCGGCTTTTGAATGTACCAAAAAGCAGCGACCAGCTGCGAAAGCCAGATTTGGTTCAATTATTGAACGTATTTTTGGAACTACAAATACAGAGTTTTTTTATAATCTTAGAGGCAACACTCAAATTACTAAGAATGTCCGCCAAGTCACGAAATCAAATAATCCCAAAAATCAAGCTGTTTGGACACTAGATCAACTCTACGAAAACTTTTGTTCATATTGTTACGAATTCTATGATTGCAGAGAACATCCAACATTAGGACAAAGCCCACGTCAAACTTTTATGTCAGGGCTAAATTCAAGTGGTTATCGCCCTCAGAAACAGATTATTTATGATGATAATTTTAAGATTTTTACCTTACCTTCTACACCTAAAGGAACTGCAAAAGTTCAACCAAGTAGAGGCGTGAAAATTAATTATCTCTACTATTGGTCAATTGATGATTCGTTCATAAGACCAGAAATTGAAGGAACTAATGTACCTATTCGTTACGACCCTTTTGATATGGGGACTGCTTATGCTTACGTTAAGGGACGTTGGATACGCTGTATTTCTGAACATTACAAATCCTTCCAAAATCGTTCCGAAAAAGAAGTGAACATAGCCAGCACACAATTACGTCGAAAAAGGCAGAAACACGCTCAAAGAATTACTCTATCTGCCCAAGAAAAAGCTACATATTTAGAAGGAACTGAAGCCCAAGAAACTTTGTTATTACAACGCTTACATGATTTAGCACAACAAGATATTTGGGTTTTAATTGAAAAAAGCTCAGTTATTGAAAGTAAATTAAGTAAACACAATTATTCAGCTAATGTTCAAGATGTAGATAAAAATATTTTGGCAGGTTCAGAAAGCATTAAAAAGCCAAAATCATCAGCAAAAAAATTAATAGATTTAACCAAAATAGAAGCTTACAATACAGAGGAGCTATGGTAA